A genomic segment from Nocardiopsis sp. Huas11 encodes:
- a CDS encoding glycoside hydrolase family 3 C-terminal domain-containing protein, whose amino-acid sequence MREIYLAPFESIVRGARPWGVMSAYNKVNGTTMTEHGELNTVLREEWGFDGFLVSDWTAARDTVRDCLAGLDVAMPGPNTVYGQHLLDAVRDGRVPEEAVDALARRVLLLAARVGLLEGADPVVAPADRPGGMDGRVLAREVAARSFVLLRNEAALPVDPGAVDRIALIGLAASEARTSGGGSASVFAERTVSPLEGLRAALPDGVELSYAVGADPRVSLPAVEVPMTATFYAADGRALASEPLPDGTARWIGELPDGVTNAELDRIEVSGDFTPTTSGEHVFGVTGAGRYRLTVGERVLFDGGLDFEGDDPAAAMFDPPATTAVVPLTEGEKVRVRVTKAHQDLGMGDFAFIGFTLTHRGPMAGDDELIEEAVAAARGADVAVVVVATTADVESEGFDRSTLTLPGRQDELVARVAEVNDRTVVVVNTGAPVTMPWRDDVAGVLLTWFGGQELGGALADVLLGRRDPSGRLPTTWPTREEDVPVLGVAPEQGALDYAEGVFVGYRAWERAGAEPAFCFGHGLSYTSWRYDAVQVDLADGDDPGDALAVIRVRVTNTGGREGNEVVQVYLAPREPGDRPARVLAGFAAVHARAGASAEAVVTVPRSAVRRWAEDADEWEFVPGGYDVLVGRSYADTRLTARIELP is encoded by the coding sequence CTGCGGGAGATCTACCTCGCGCCCTTCGAGAGCATCGTCCGCGGAGCCCGGCCCTGGGGCGTGATGTCCGCCTACAACAAGGTCAACGGCACCACGATGACCGAGCACGGCGAGCTCAACACCGTGCTGCGCGAGGAGTGGGGCTTCGACGGGTTCCTCGTCTCCGACTGGACCGCGGCCCGCGACACCGTCCGCGACTGCCTGGCCGGGCTCGACGTGGCCATGCCCGGCCCCAACACGGTCTACGGCCAGCACCTGCTCGACGCGGTCCGCGACGGCCGGGTCCCGGAGGAGGCCGTGGACGCCCTCGCGCGGCGCGTCCTGCTCCTGGCCGCCCGGGTGGGCCTGCTGGAGGGCGCCGACCCCGTGGTCGCCCCGGCGGACCGCCCCGGCGGCATGGACGGCCGGGTCCTCGCGCGCGAAGTCGCCGCCCGCTCCTTCGTCCTGCTGCGCAACGAGGCCGCGCTGCCCGTGGACCCCGGCGCGGTGGACCGGATCGCGCTGATCGGCCTGGCCGCCTCCGAGGCGCGCACGAGCGGGGGCGGCAGCGCGAGCGTGTTCGCCGAGCGCACGGTGTCCCCCCTGGAGGGCCTGCGCGCGGCGCTGCCCGACGGTGTCGAGCTCTCCTACGCCGTCGGCGCCGACCCCCGGGTGAGCCTGCCCGCCGTGGAGGTGCCCATGACGGCGACGTTCTACGCGGCCGACGGCCGGGCGCTCGCCTCCGAGCCCCTGCCCGACGGCACCGCCCGCTGGATCGGTGAGCTCCCCGACGGCGTCACCAACGCCGAACTGGACCGGATCGAGGTCAGCGGCGACTTCACCCCGACCACCTCCGGCGAGCACGTGTTCGGCGTCACCGGGGCCGGGCGGTACCGCCTCACGGTGGGCGAGCGGGTGCTCTTCGACGGCGGCCTCGACTTCGAGGGCGACGACCCCGCCGCCGCCATGTTCGACCCGCCCGCCACGACGGCCGTCGTCCCGCTCACCGAGGGCGAGAAGGTCCGCGTGCGGGTGACCAAGGCCCACCAGGACCTGGGCATGGGCGACTTCGCGTTCATCGGCTTCACCCTGACCCACCGCGGCCCGATGGCCGGTGACGACGAGCTCATCGAGGAGGCGGTCGCCGCCGCCCGTGGCGCGGACGTCGCCGTCGTCGTGGTCGCCACCACGGCCGACGTGGAGTCGGAGGGCTTCGACCGGAGCACGCTCACCCTGCCCGGCCGCCAGGACGAACTCGTCGCGCGGGTCGCCGAGGTGAACGACCGCACGGTGGTGGTGGTCAACACCGGCGCCCCGGTGACGATGCCCTGGCGCGACGATGTCGCCGGCGTCCTCCTGACGTGGTTCGGCGGCCAGGAGCTCGGCGGGGCCCTCGCCGACGTCCTGCTCGGCCGCCGCGACCCCTCCGGCCGCCTGCCCACCACCTGGCCGACCCGCGAGGAGGACGTGCCGGTCCTGGGCGTGGCCCCCGAGCAGGGCGCCCTCGACTACGCCGAGGGCGTCTTCGTGGGCTACCGGGCCTGGGAGCGGGCGGGCGCGGAGCCCGCCTTCTGCTTCGGCCACGGGCTGTCCTACACGAGCTGGCGCTACGACGCCGTCCAGGTCGACCTGGCCGACGGCGACGACCCGGGGGACGCGTTGGCGGTGATCCGGGTTCGAGTGACCAACACCGGGGGGCGCGAGGGGAACGAGGTCGTGCAGGTCTACCTGGCCCCGCGGGAACCGGGCGACCGGCCCGCGCGCGTCCTGGCCGGATTCGCCGCCGTGCACGCGCGGGCGGGCGCCTCCGCCGAAGCGGTGGTGACCGTGCCCCGCTCCGCCGTGCGCCGGTGGGCCGAGGACGCCGACGAGTGGGAGTTCGTCCCGGGCGGCTACGACGTCCTGGTCGGCCGCTCCTACGCCGACACCCGCCTCACCGCCCGCATCGAACTCCCGTAG
- a CDS encoding DNA recombination protein RmuC has translation MDGLVLVLMLLIGLAIGVAVGWTLARGRDAEARADARAAEERAAYVEEQLADRFRALSAQALDQTNQRFLELAEGRLRAVSAAADGDLDERRRAVERMVEPLTATLNRVETQLREVDAGRAAAHAELAKQVESVREGSERLRDQTQSLVTALRRPEARGRWGELQLRRVAELAGMSAQCDFDEQAATRDGSQRPDMVVRLAGGKNIVVDSKVPLAAYLDAVEAREEGAAEDRLRAHSRQLRTHVDQLAAKSYWAAFTPAPEFVVLFIPGEAFLAPALEHDPGLLEHAMAKRVHIATPTTLISLLRTAQYAWQQEALSENARAVFDLGKQLHSRLSTLGGHVEGLGRALTRTVSAYNQTVGSLENRVLVTARRFHEIGLVDGELDRPTGVEERPRTAAAPELTDVDTSSVDDIRCVENGLNGSTQNPEVEDAHGR, from the coding sequence ATGGACGGCCTCGTACTCGTACTCATGCTCCTGATCGGACTCGCCATCGGCGTGGCCGTGGGCTGGACGCTCGCGCGCGGGCGCGACGCCGAGGCCCGGGCCGACGCGCGCGCCGCCGAAGAGCGCGCGGCCTACGTCGAGGAACAGCTCGCCGACCGCTTCCGCGCCCTCTCGGCCCAGGCCCTGGACCAGACCAACCAGCGCTTCCTCGAACTCGCCGAGGGGCGGCTGCGCGCGGTCAGCGCCGCGGCCGACGGCGACCTCGACGAGCGCCGCCGCGCCGTGGAGCGCATGGTGGAACCGCTGACCGCGACGCTGAACCGCGTGGAGACCCAGCTGCGCGAGGTGGACGCCGGGCGGGCGGCGGCCCACGCCGAGCTGGCCAAGCAGGTCGAGTCCGTGCGCGAGGGCTCAGAACGGCTCCGGGACCAGACCCAGTCCCTGGTCACGGCGCTCCGGCGCCCCGAGGCACGCGGCCGGTGGGGCGAACTCCAGCTGCGCCGGGTGGCGGAGCTGGCGGGGATGAGCGCGCAGTGCGACTTCGACGAGCAGGCCGCGACCCGGGACGGCTCCCAGCGCCCCGACATGGTGGTGCGCCTGGCCGGCGGCAAGAACATCGTCGTGGACTCCAAGGTGCCGCTGGCCGCCTACCTGGACGCGGTCGAGGCGCGGGAGGAGGGCGCCGCCGAGGACCGGCTGCGCGCGCACTCGCGGCAGCTGCGCACGCACGTGGACCAGTTGGCGGCCAAGTCGTACTGGGCCGCGTTCACCCCGGCTCCGGAGTTCGTGGTGCTGTTCATCCCCGGCGAGGCCTTCCTCGCCCCCGCCCTGGAGCACGACCCGGGCCTGCTGGAGCACGCGATGGCCAAGCGGGTGCACATCGCGACCCCCACGACGCTGATCTCCCTGCTCCGCACGGCGCAGTACGCCTGGCAGCAGGAGGCGCTGAGCGAGAACGCCCGGGCGGTGTTCGACCTGGGCAAGCAGCTGCACTCCCGCCTGTCGACCCTGGGCGGCCACGTGGAGGGGCTCGGACGGGCGCTGACGCGCACGGTGAGCGCCTACAACCAGACGGTGGGATCGCTGGAGAACCGGGTACTGGTGACGGCACGGCGGTTCCACGAGATCGGCCTCGTGGACGGTGAACTGGACCGGCCCACCGGGGTGGAGGAACGGCCGCGCACGGCGGCCGCCCCTGAACTGACCGACGTGGACACGAGCTCTGTCGACGATATTCGGTGCGTGGAAAACGGGCTCAATGGATCGACCCAAAACCCCGAAGTCGAAGACGCTCACGGACGGTGA
- a CDS encoding DUF6542 domain-containing protein: MPQRKTDGPEPGRAPYFVRTQDRGHNGPAAGQPTRPDARSQAPQGVQGPRPTPTPWRPPRLTGRGGILLIIISSFGGTMVAHWTETSAPPGVVFTLACLLTAVLVRPSDLLSLSVSPPIAFFASVVAAEAVLALGNEGFARVLLLGLASRLAEVAPWLFLGTALVLVVSVFRGLPGNIRELGDELNGRK; this comes from the coding sequence GTGCCTCAGCGCAAGACGGACGGTCCGGAACCCGGACGCGCCCCGTACTTCGTGCGAACGCAGGACCGCGGCCACAACGGACCAGCCGCTGGACAGCCGACGCGCCCCGACGCGCGTTCGCAGGCACCCCAGGGAGTACAGGGGCCGCGCCCGACCCCGACCCCCTGGCGGCCACCCCGGTTGACCGGCCGCGGCGGCATACTGCTCATCATCATCAGCAGCTTCGGCGGGACGATGGTCGCGCACTGGACGGAGACCTCCGCGCCGCCGGGCGTGGTGTTCACCCTGGCCTGCCTGCTGACCGCGGTACTGGTGCGCCCGAGCGACCTGCTGTCACTGTCGGTGAGCCCGCCGATCGCGTTCTTCGCCTCCGTGGTCGCCGCCGAGGCCGTGCTCGCCCTGGGCAACGAGGGGTTCGCGCGCGTGCTGCTGCTGGGGCTGGCGTCCCGCCTCGCCGAGGTGGCTCCGTGGCTGTTCCTGGGGACCGCGCTGGTCCTGGTGGTCAGCGTGTTCCGCGGACTGCCCGGCAACATCCGCGAACTGGGCGACGAGCTCAACGGCCGCAAGTAG
- a CDS encoding exodeoxyribonuclease VII small subunit yields the protein MADKGAAEPKQSYEECREELTDVVRRLESGGLSLKDSLALWERGEELAKTCEQWLEGARATMAAAMDERRGETSEDGETPF from the coding sequence ATGGCCGACAAGGGCGCAGCCGAACCGAAGCAGAGCTATGAGGAGTGCAGGGAGGAGCTGACCGACGTCGTGCGCCGGCTGGAGTCCGGCGGCCTCAGCCTCAAGGACTCCCTTGCCCTGTGGGAGCGCGGCGAGGAGCTGGCCAAGACGTGTGAACAGTGGCTGGAGGGGGCCCGCGCCACGATGGCCGCGGCCATGGACGAGCGCCGTGGTGAGACCTCCGAGGACGGGGAGACGCCCTTTTGA
- the xseA gene encoding exodeoxyribonuclease VII large subunit, whose amino-acid sequence MGMESSAEAPQPVRVVLNAVGQWIGRLGRIWVEGQIAELNRRGRMAYITLRDPVANVSVRVVCQTSVLDAQSPPPEAGARVVVHAKPDFYEVRGTFSLRALEIRHVGLGELLARLEQLRRTLSAEGLFEAARKRPLPFLPSTVGLVCGRDSAAERDVLENGRRRWPAVRFEVRPVAVQGDRAVREVMEALKELDARPEVDVIIIARGGGSLEDLLPFSDEALVRAVSEAGTPVVSAIGHEQDAPLLDYVADVRASTPTDAAKKTIPDVGEQTELIRQLRDRARRVLQGAVDRELSWLRGMRSRPALADPVREIDRLTEQVVDLRDRARRSLTVALDRSADGLVHTRARLHALSPATTLARGYAIVQRQDGSVVRSAAEPAVGEDLRIRFTEDSLTATVADVHLADGDARHAGDGTDDAATDDTADTTTTTDEDADDAPAGETER is encoded by the coding sequence ATGGGCATGGAGAGTTCCGCCGAGGCGCCGCAACCGGTCAGAGTCGTCCTCAACGCCGTCGGCCAGTGGATCGGCCGCCTCGGCCGGATCTGGGTCGAGGGCCAGATCGCCGAGCTCAACCGGCGCGGCCGGATGGCCTACATCACGCTGCGCGACCCCGTGGCCAACGTGTCCGTGCGCGTGGTCTGCCAGACCTCGGTGCTGGACGCGCAGAGCCCGCCGCCCGAGGCCGGCGCCCGTGTGGTCGTGCACGCCAAACCCGACTTCTACGAGGTGCGCGGGACGTTCTCGCTGCGCGCGCTGGAGATCCGCCACGTGGGCCTGGGCGAGCTCCTGGCCCGCCTGGAGCAGCTGCGCCGCACCCTGTCCGCCGAGGGCCTGTTCGAGGCCGCGCGCAAGCGTCCGCTGCCCTTCCTGCCCTCCACGGTCGGCCTGGTCTGCGGCCGCGACTCCGCCGCCGAGCGCGACGTCCTGGAGAACGGGCGCCGCCGCTGGCCCGCCGTGCGGTTCGAGGTGCGCCCCGTCGCCGTGCAGGGCGACCGCGCCGTGCGCGAGGTGATGGAGGCGCTCAAGGAGCTCGACGCGCGCCCGGAGGTGGACGTCATCATCATCGCGCGCGGCGGCGGTTCCCTGGAGGACCTGCTGCCCTTCTCCGACGAGGCCCTGGTCAGAGCCGTGTCGGAGGCGGGAACGCCCGTGGTGAGCGCCATCGGCCACGAGCAGGACGCGCCTCTGCTGGACTACGTCGCCGACGTGCGCGCCTCCACCCCCACGGACGCGGCCAAGAAGACCATCCCCGACGTGGGCGAGCAGACGGAGCTGATCCGCCAGCTCCGCGACCGGGCCCGGCGCGTGCTCCAGGGCGCGGTGGACCGGGAGCTGTCCTGGCTGCGGGGCATGCGCTCGCGCCCGGCGCTGGCCGACCCGGTCCGCGAGATCGACCGGCTCACCGAGCAGGTCGTGGACCTGCGCGACCGGGCACGGCGCAGCCTGACCGTGGCGCTGGACCGCTCGGCCGACGGGCTCGTCCACACCCGGGCCCGCCTGCACGCGCTGTCCCCCGCCACCACACTGGCGCGCGGCTACGCCATCGTGCAGCGCCAGGACGGGTCGGTGGTGCGCTCGGCCGCCGAGCCCGCGGTGGGGGAGGACCTGCGGATCCGCTTCACCGAGGACAGTTTGACCGCGACCGTGGCGGACGTGCACCTCGCCGACGGCGACGCCCGCCACGCCGGGGACGGCACGGATGACGCCGCCACCGACGACACCGCGGACACCACCACCACCACCGACGAGGACGCCGACGACGCACCCGCCGGGGAGACCGAGCGGTAG
- a CDS encoding DUF3060 domain-containing protein, with the protein MMKRPLAAAVLAAAFWVTGCSVDLPWGDGSVSVDEDGVSVGNGDGEVSVDSEGNPAVSVDGDGSLTIASADGTVTEDCEGRTVNVTANAGEVVLNGSCERVNVLGSDMTVHVGSAETINVVGADNTVHHATGEPSIIDVGTGNEISAGGDAQA; encoded by the coding sequence ATGATGAAGCGACCTCTGGCCGCCGCCGTTCTGGCCGCCGCGTTCTGGGTGACCGGCTGCTCGGTCGACCTGCCCTGGGGCGACGGATCGGTGTCCGTGGACGAGGACGGCGTCAGCGTCGGCAACGGCGACGGCGAGGTCTCCGTCGACTCTGAGGGCAACCCGGCCGTGAGCGTGGACGGGGACGGTTCGCTCACCATCGCCAGCGCCGACGGCACCGTGACCGAGGACTGCGAGGGCCGCACGGTCAACGTGACCGCCAACGCGGGCGAGGTCGTCCTCAACGGCTCCTGCGAGCGCGTGAACGTCCTGGGCAGCGACATGACCGTGCACGTCGGCAGCGCCGAGACCATCAACGTCGTGGGGGCCGACAACACCGTCCACCACGCCACCGGCGAGCCCTCCATCATCGACGTCGGCACCGGCAACGAGATCTCCGCCGGAGGCGACGCGCAGGCCTGA
- a CDS encoding 4-hydroxy-3-methylbut-2-enyl diphosphate reductase, with protein sequence MTATTTATNQRRVLLANPRGYCAGVDRAVITVEKALEQYGAPIYVRKQIVHNTHVVRTLEERGAIFVEETEEVPEGAIVVFSAHGVSPAVHEQAERRQLKTIDATCPLVTKVHKEAKRFASEDRDIILIGHIGHEEVEGTSGEAPDHIQIVESPDEVHKVEVRDPDNVSWLSQTTLSVDETTQTVDALRQKFPNLLDPPSDDICYATSNRQDAVKAMAPECELVIVVGSDNSSNSVRLVEVALDAGADAAHLIDNASLMEDAWLEGVTTVGVTSGASVPDILVRELLDKLAAHGYGSVSPVTTADETLTFSLPKELRRDLRAE encoded by the coding sequence ATGACTGCGACGACGACTGCGACGAACCAACGCCGTGTGCTACTCGCCAACCCCCGGGGCTACTGCGCCGGTGTCGACCGTGCGGTCATCACCGTCGAGAAGGCCCTGGAGCAGTACGGCGCGCCGATCTACGTGCGCAAGCAGATCGTGCACAACACCCACGTGGTGCGCACCCTGGAGGAACGCGGGGCGATCTTCGTCGAGGAGACCGAGGAGGTGCCCGAGGGCGCCATCGTCGTCTTCTCCGCCCACGGGGTCTCCCCCGCCGTGCACGAACAGGCCGAACGGCGACAGCTCAAGACCATCGACGCCACCTGCCCGCTCGTGACCAAGGTGCACAAGGAAGCCAAGCGCTTCGCCTCCGAGGACCGGGACATCATCCTCATCGGCCACATCGGCCACGAGGAGGTCGAGGGCACCAGCGGTGAGGCTCCCGATCACATCCAGATCGTCGAGAGCCCCGACGAGGTGCACAAGGTCGAGGTCCGCGACCCCGACAACGTCTCCTGGCTCTCCCAGACCACGCTCTCGGTGGACGAGACCACCCAGACCGTGGACGCCCTGCGCCAGAAGTTCCCGAACCTGCTCGACCCGCCCAGCGACGACATCTGCTACGCCACGTCCAACCGCCAGGACGCGGTCAAGGCGATGGCGCCGGAGTGCGAACTGGTCATCGTGGTCGGCTCCGACAACTCCTCCAACTCCGTCCGCCTGGTGGAGGTCGCGCTGGACGCCGGCGCCGACGCCGCCCACCTGATCGACAACGCCTCCCTCATGGAGGACGCCTGGTTGGAGGGCGTGACCACGGTCGGCGTGACCAGCGGCGCGTCCGTGCCCGACATCCTGGTCCGCGAGCTGCTCGACAAGCTGGCCGCGCACGGCTACGGCTCCGTCAGCCCGGTCACCACCGCCGACGAGACCCTGACCTTCTCGCTGCCCAAGGAACTGCGCCGCGACCTGCGCGCTGAGTAG
- a CDS encoding DUF4245 domain-containing protein — translation MSEYSRSNATFKNYAISLGVLVVILLAMAFVVSARSGEHIPSVDYRPDVDVLRESADYPVTVPAEDLVEQGWTPTSSTLDVTGPVRWSVGFATAADSHARLVQSDGDAASVIAESVDDAQPVGTVAVGGREWRHYESDDWGALVLEGDGVTLVVAGSADVDELAHLAEGLETDGTDEADETDETETAAE, via the coding sequence ATGAGTGAGTACAGCCGGTCCAACGCCACCTTCAAGAACTACGCCATCTCCCTCGGGGTCCTCGTCGTGATCCTGCTGGCCATGGCGTTCGTGGTCTCCGCGCGCAGTGGCGAGCACATCCCCTCCGTGGACTACCGTCCCGACGTCGACGTCCTGCGCGAGTCGGCCGACTACCCGGTGACCGTGCCCGCCGAGGACCTCGTCGAACAGGGCTGGACGCCCACCAGCTCCACCCTCGACGTGACCGGTCCCGTGCGGTGGAGCGTGGGCTTCGCCACGGCCGCGGACAGCCACGCCCGGCTCGTCCAGAGCGACGGCGACGCCGCCTCCGTGATCGCCGAGAGCGTCGACGACGCGCAGCCGGTCGGCACGGTGGCCGTGGGCGGCCGGGAGTGGCGGCACTACGAGTCCGATGACTGGGGCGCCCTGGTCCTGGAGGGCGACGGGGTGACCCTGGTGGTGGCCGGCAGCGCCGACGTGGACGAGCTCGCGCATCTGGCCGAGGGCCTGGAGACGGACGGCACGGACGAGGCGGACGAGACCGACGAGACGGAGACCGCCGCCGAGTGA
- a CDS encoding TetR/AcrR family transcriptional regulator, with product MDKTDRPEKAVRVSPRGAATRSALLRSAAQVFRTVGFAKAGVSEVVSVAGASVGSLYHHFTGKADLYLALYEEFQQRQQERTHQAVVDARAEGESDPTRLMNIAARAYLLGSIEERDTARLFFSGDGPPGFDYQLRARLTQWSDRNVALFRKADEPVDEALLIVVSGAMLLAVAEVVRRDDADARKLADDITALLSQFERRF from the coding sequence GTGGACAAGACGGACAGGCCGGAGAAGGCCGTGCGGGTCTCGCCGCGCGGAGCCGCCACACGCAGTGCTCTGCTCAGGTCGGCCGCGCAGGTGTTCCGCACCGTGGGCTTCGCCAAGGCGGGCGTGAGCGAGGTCGTCTCCGTCGCCGGGGCGAGCGTCGGCAGCCTCTACCACCACTTCACCGGCAAGGCCGACCTCTACCTGGCGCTGTACGAGGAGTTCCAGCAGCGCCAGCAGGAGCGCACCCACCAGGCGGTCGTGGACGCGCGGGCCGAGGGTGAGAGCGATCCCACACGGCTGATGAACATCGCCGCGCGCGCGTACCTGCTCGGCAGTATCGAGGAGCGCGACACCGCGCGGCTGTTCTTCAGCGGCGACGGCCCTCCCGGTTTCGACTACCAGCTCCGCGCCCGGCTCACCCAGTGGAGCGACCGCAACGTGGCCCTGTTCCGCAAGGCGGACGAGCCCGTGGACGAGGCGCTGCTCATCGTGGTGAGTGGCGCCATGCTCCTGGCCGTGGCCGAGGTGGTGCGGCGCGACGACGCCGACGCGCGCAAGCTCGCCGACGACATCACGGCGCTGCTCTCCCAGTTCGAGCGCCGGTTCTGA
- the glpX gene encoding class II fructose-bisphosphatase — MSQSASSTAQSSVPDRNLALELVRVTETAALAAARWVGKGDKIGADGAAVRGMRHMISTVSMNGTVVIGEGEKDNAPMLYNGETVGDGGGQGWDVAVDPIDGTTLTAMGMPNAIAVIAMSPRNTMFDPSAVFYMEKLAAGPEAADVVDIAAPVADNIRAVARAKGKSPQDVTVVILDRPRHKQLVQDVRDAGARIKFISDGDVAGAIMAARPETGVDLLLGIGGTPEGIITACAMKCLGGVIQGRLWPKDEDERAKAIAAGHDLGRVLHTDDLVSSDDVFFAATGITDGELVGGVRYEASRVITDSLVMRGRSGTVREVRSEHRVSKLSAYSGVDLTSAP, encoded by the coding sequence ATGTCGCAGTCCGCGAGCTCCACCGCGCAGTCCTCGGTGCCCGACAGAAACCTCGCGTTGGAGCTGGTCCGCGTCACCGAGACCGCGGCGCTCGCCGCGGCGCGCTGGGTCGGCAAGGGCGACAAGATCGGCGCCGACGGGGCGGCCGTGCGCGGTATGCGGCACATGATCAGCACCGTGTCGATGAACGGCACCGTGGTGATCGGCGAGGGCGAGAAGGACAACGCCCCGATGCTCTACAACGGCGAGACCGTGGGCGACGGCGGGGGCCAGGGCTGGGACGTGGCCGTCGACCCGATCGACGGCACCACGCTGACCGCCATGGGCATGCCCAACGCGATCGCCGTCATCGCGATGAGCCCGCGCAACACGATGTTCGACCCCTCCGCGGTCTTCTACATGGAGAAGCTCGCCGCGGGCCCCGAGGCCGCCGACGTCGTGGACATCGCCGCGCCGGTCGCCGACAACATCCGGGCGGTGGCCCGCGCCAAGGGCAAGTCCCCGCAGGACGTCACGGTCGTCATCCTGGACCGGCCCCGCCACAAGCAGCTCGTGCAGGACGTGCGCGACGCGGGCGCCCGGATCAAGTTCATCAGCGACGGCGACGTGGCGGGCGCGATCATGGCCGCCCGCCCGGAGACCGGCGTGGACCTGCTGCTGGGCATCGGCGGCACCCCGGAGGGCATCATCACCGCCTGCGCGATGAAGTGCCTGGGCGGCGTCATCCAGGGGCGGCTGTGGCCCAAGGACGAGGACGAGCGCGCCAAGGCCATCGCGGCCGGCCACGACCTGGGCCGCGTGCTGCACACCGACGACCTGGTCTCGTCCGACGACGTGTTCTTCGCCGCGACCGGCATCACCGACGGTGAGCTGGTCGGGGGCGTGCGCTACGAGGCGTCGCGGGTGATCACCGACTCCCTCGTCATGCGCGGTCGCAGCGGCACCGTCCGCGAGGTGCGCAGCGAGCACCGCGTGAGCAAGCTCTCGGCCTACAGCGGCGTGGACCTGACCTCCGCTCCCTGA
- a CDS encoding ABC transporter permease — protein sequence MTLRQTREDARPEIHARPGRFEADAVMGVVAREWILYGQSWRATTFAAVVEPTLYLLCFGFGMGALIGTLAGFSYIDFLGTGIVAVSVMFQSMMPAVINTFIKRRFLHTYEGILATPIDVRELVTGEALWLAMRSGVYGCVPLLVAIGFGLRPGPGMLLVPFIAFLAGFAFALFGIWISAVITSVRSMDYVFSGLFTPLFLVAGTFFPLTELPDWVQSAAMVNPLYHAVELIRGVVFGGLAPGTALVHVGVLLAFIVLMWFLAGFQMRRRVVS from the coding sequence ATGACGCTTCGACAGACCAGGGAGGACGCCCGGCCGGAGATCCACGCGCGTCCGGGGCGGTTCGAGGCCGACGCCGTCATGGGCGTGGTCGCGCGCGAGTGGATCCTGTACGGCCAGTCGTGGCGGGCGACCACCTTCGCCGCCGTCGTCGAGCCGACGCTGTACCTGCTGTGCTTCGGCTTCGGGATGGGCGCCCTCATCGGCACCCTCGCCGGCTTCAGCTACATCGACTTCCTCGGCACCGGCATCGTGGCGGTGTCGGTCATGTTCCAGTCGATGATGCCCGCCGTCATCAACACCTTCATCAAGCGCCGCTTCCTGCATACCTACGAGGGCATCCTCGCCACTCCGATCGACGTGCGCGAACTGGTCACCGGCGAGGCGCTGTGGCTGGCCATGCGCTCCGGCGTCTACGGCTGCGTTCCGTTGCTCGTCGCCATCGGGTTCGGGTTGCGGCCGGGGCCGGGCATGCTGCTGGTGCCGTTCATCGCGTTCCTGGCGGGTTTCGCCTTCGCGCTCTTCGGCATCTGGATCTCGGCGGTCATCACGTCGGTGCGGTCGATGGACTACGTCTTCAGCGGCCTGTTCACCCCGCTGTTCCTCGTGGCGGGGACCTTCTTCCCGCTCACCGAGCTGCCCGACTGGGTGCAGTCGGCGGCCATGGTCAACCCGCTCTACCACGCCGTGGAACTGATCCGCGGGGTGGTCTTCGGCGGTCTGGCGCCCGGGACGGCGCTGGTCCACGTCGGCGTGCTGCTGGCCTTCATCGTCCTGATGTGGTTCCTGGCGGGCTTCCAGATGCGACGCCGCGTCGTCAGCTGA